A DNA window from Camelina sativa cultivar DH55 chromosome 17, Cs, whole genome shotgun sequence contains the following coding sequences:
- the LOC104755738 gene encoding probable pectate lyase 3, with protein MAAAFLTLGGFFLSLLAIVAPQVGAHVAVFDSYWMQRKTDALKQTFGSYDPNPLNVTNHFNYHVNLAVDATESINDTRRELTQVRSRRKLQKHGGKCVAYNPIDKCWRCDRNWANNRKKLAECALGFGRKTTGGKDGPIYVVTDASDNDLINPKPGTLRYAVTRDGPLWIIFARSMIIKLQQELMITSDKTIDGRGARVYIMEGAGLTLQFVNNVIIHNIYVKQIVTGNGGLIRDSEQHIGLRTKSDGDGISLFGATNIWIDHVSMTRCEDGMIDAIDGSTAVTISNSHFTDHQEVMLFGARDEHVIDKKMQITVAFNHFGKRLEQRMPRCRFGTIHVVNNDYTHWEMYAIGGNMDPTIISQGNRFIAPPNEQAKQITKREYTPFVEWKSWNWQSEGDYFLNGAYFVQSGKANAWSAKLHNPIPSKFAIRPKPGTMVRKLTMEAGVLGCKHGKEC; from the exons ATGGCAGCAGCGTTTTTGACTCTTGGCGGTTTCTTTTTATCGTTATTAGCTATAGTGGCTCCACAGGTTGGAGCCCATGTGGCTGTCTTTGATAGCTACTGGATGCAACGTAAAACCGATgcattaaaacaaacatttggcTCTTACGATCCTAATCCACTTAACGTCACCAACCACTTTAATTACCATGTCAATTT AGCTGTGGATGCCACGGAATCAATAAACGATACAAGGAGAGAGCTTACACAGGTAAGAAGTCGTCGAAAATTGCAAAAACACGGCGGAAAATGCGTAGCTTATAACCCCATAGACAAATGCTGGCGATGCGACCGTAACTGGGCAAATAACCGGAAGAAACTAGCGGAGTGTGCTCTCGGATTCGGCCGGAAAACCACAGGAGGAAAAGACGGACCGATCTACGTTGTCACCGACGCGTCTGACAACGATCTTATTAACCCTAAACCAGGAACGTTAAGGTATGCAGTAACTAGAGACGGACCCCTTTGGATCATATTTGCAAGAAGCATGATCATAAAACTGCAACAAGAATTGATGATAACGAGCGACAAAACAATCGATGGAAGAGGAGCGAGGGTTTACATCATGGAAGGTGCTGGACTTACGCTGCAATTTGTGAATAATGTGATCATACACAATATTTACGTCAAGCAAATCGTTACTGGTAACGGTGGGTTGATCAGAGACTCAGAGCAGCACATAGGGCTAAGGACAAAAAGTGATGGTGATGGAATCAGCTTGTTTGGAGCAACGAATATTTGGATCGATCATGTCTCAATGACAAGATGTGAAGATGGTATGATCGATGCAATTGACGGCTCCACCGCCGTAACTATCTCCAATAGTCATTTCACCGACCACCAAGAg GTGATGCTGTTTGGGGCGAGGGACGAACACGTGATAGACAAGAAAATGCAGATAACGGTTGCGTTTAACCACTTTGGTAAGAGACTGGAACAGAGAATGCCTCGTTGCAGATTCGGAACGATCCATGTGGTGAACAATGACTACACACATTGGGAAATGTATGCAATTGGTGGAAACATGGACCCTACAATCATTAGTCAAGGAAACCGTTTCATTGCTCCTCCTAACGAACAAGCCAAACAGATAACAAAGAGAGAGTACACGCCATTCGTTGAATGGAAATCATGGAACTGGCAATCAGAAGGAGATTACTTCCTCAACGGAGCTTACTTTGTGCAATCAGGAAAAGCAAATGCGTGGAGCGCTAAACTGCATAACCCGATTCCAAGCAAGTTTGCAATTCGACCTAAACCGGGAACGATGGTCCGGAAACTTACCATGGAAGCAGGAGTGCTTGGCTGCAAACACGGTAAAGAATGCTGA
- the LOC104755739 gene encoding aldehyde oxidase GLOX-like has translation MKQERFKKNLNAVALCFFSFFFLCSTSDLLLPRSPLAILTGGRWDLLQPSVGISAMHMQLLHNNKVVIFDRTDYGPSNLTLPPHLCQNATVFDCSAHSLLYDVASNTFRPLTLRYDTWCSSGSLNASGSLIQTGGYGSGERTVRVFTPCDGVGSLSCDWVENRAYLSSRRWYSTNQILPDGRIIIVGGRRAFTYEFYPKNPGKSVFNLRFLAETRDPNEENNLYPFLHLLPDGNLFIFANRRSILFDFVNHRIIKEFPVIPGGDKRNYPSTGSSVLLPLLLTGESNRSKIAAEVMVCGGAPPGAFFKAARTIPKIFVGGSRSCGRLKVTDPNPRWIMEQMPSPRVMGDMLLLPNGDVLIINGAANGTAGWEDATNAVLNPILYLPDEPDPTRRFEILAPTRIPRMYHSASLLLSDGRVLVGGSNPHRNYNFTARSYPTELSLEAYLPRYLDPQYVRVRPTIITVELAGNMLYGQGFAVTFAIPAFGMFDGGVSVRLVAPSFSTHSTAMNQRMLVLRVRRVSQLSVFAYKADVEGPTNSYVAPPGYYMMFVVHRGIPSVAVWVKI, from the coding sequence ATGAAACAAGaaaggttcaagaagaaccTTAACGCCGTCGCTTtatgtttcttctccttcttcttcctctgttccacGTCGGATTTGCTCCTCCCACGTTCACCGTTAGCGATACTCACCGGCGGGAGGTGGGATCTCCTGCAGCCGAGTGTAGGTATATCCGCAATGCACATGCAGCTTCTACACAACAACAAAGTCGTCATCTTCGACCGTACCGACTACGGCCCTTCGAATCTCACTCTCCCTCCTCATCTCTGCCAAAACGCCACCGTTTTCGACTGCTCTGCTCATTCTCTCCTCTACGACGTCGCTTCGAACACTTTTCGCCCACTCACGCTTCGGTACGACACGTGGTGCTCCTCCGGTTCTTTAAACGCTTCCGGTTCTTTAATCCAAACCGGTGGTTACGGCTCCGGCGAAAGAACTGTACGTGTCTTCACACCTTGCGACGGAGTTGGAAGCCTCTCGTGTGATTGGGTTGAGAACAGAGCGTATCTCTCCTCTCGCCGGTGGTATTCAACCAATCAGATTCTTCCCGATGGTCGGATCATCATCGTCGGCGGCAGAAGAGCCTTCACCTACGAGTTTTACCCCAAGAATCCGGGCAAATCCGTCTTCAATCTCAGATTCTTGGCCGAGACGAGAGATCCGAATGAAGAGAACAATCTTTATCcgtttcttcatctcctcccCGACGGCAACCTCTTCATCTTCGCTAATCGGAGATCGATTCTGTTCGATTTCGTCAACCACCGGATCATCAAGGAGTTTCCGGTGATTCCCGGCGGCGATAAACGTAATTACCCAAGCACTGGCTCCTCCGTGCTCCTCCCTCTCTTACTCACCGGAGAAAGTAACCGATCGAAGATTGCGGCTGAGGTTATGGTATGCGGCGGTGCTCCCCCGGGAGCGTTCTTTAAAGCGGCGAGGACGATCCCTAAAATCTTCGTCGGAGGATCGCGCTCGTGCGGGAGATTGAAAGTGACCGACCCGAATCCGAGATGGATCATGGAGCAGATGCCATCGCCACGTGTCATGGGCGATATGTTGCTGTTACCAAACGGTGACGTTTTGATCATTAACGGTGCGGCTAACGGAACCGCTGGTTGGGAGGACGCAACGAACGCTGTTCTAAACCCGATTTTGTATTTACCCGACGAGCCTGACCCGACCCGAAGATTCGAAATCCTTGCCCCGACTCGAATCCCTAGAATGTACCATTCCGCGTCTCTCCTTCTTTCCGACGGCAGAGTCTTAGTAGGAGGAAGTAATCCTCACCGGAATTATAATTTCACGGCAAGGTCGTACCCGACGGAGCTCAGCCTCGAGGCTTACCTCCCGCGTTACCTCGATCCGCAGTACGTGCGCGTGAGGCCGACGATTATCACGGTGGAGCTCGCCGGGAATATGTTGTACGGTCAGGGTTTTGCGGTCACGTTCGCGATTCCGGCGTTCGGGATGTTCGACGGAGGAGTGTCGGTGCGGCTAGTGGCGCCGTCGTTCAGCACTCACTCGACGGCGATGAACCAGAGGATGTTGGTGTTGCGCGTGAGGCGCGTGAGTCAGTTATCTGTTTTCGCGTATAAAGCTGACGTGGAAGGACCAACTAACTCCTACGTGGCACCGCCTGGGTATTATATGATGTTCGTGGTTCACCGTGGAATCCCGAGTGTGGCTGTTTGGGTTAAGATTTAA
- the LOC104755740 gene encoding zinc-finger homeodomain protein 4, giving the protein MEIASQEDHDMPIPLNTTFGGGSNGSHGHMIHHHHELHAPNSAPPTHNNITTQPPQMTLHGNGHGNNYDHHHQQDPHHVSYNAIIKKPMIKYKECLKNHAAAMGGNATDGCGEFMPSGEDGSIEALTCSACNCHRNFHRKEVEGEPVATAMSPYHQPPPPRKLMLNHHKIRSAMPHQMIMPIGVSNYRYMHNNSESEDFMEEDGITTASRSLPHPPYNQKKRFRTKFTPEQKEKMLNFAEKVGWKIQRQEDCVVQRFCEEIGVKRRVLKVWMHNNKLHFSKKNNNSNINLEDNDNEKSNNLNNVDLSANNDIITKIVP; this is encoded by the coding sequence ATGGAAATTGCAAGTCAAGAAGATCATGATATGCCCATCCCATTAAACACTACATTTGGTGGTGGTAGTAATGGTAGTCATGGTCAtatgattcatcatcatcatgagcTTCATGCCCCTAATTCTGCTCCTCCAACTCACAACAACATTACTACTCAACCACCACAAATGACGCTACATGGTAATGGTCATGGTAACAActatgatcatcatcatcaacaagatcCTCATCATGTGAGTTACAACGCCATCATCAAGAAGCCTATGATAAAGTACAAGGAGTGTCTCAAGAACCATGCAGCAGCTATGGGAGGCAATGCTACTGATGGGTGTGGAGAGTTTATGCCAAGTGGTGAAGATGGCTCCATTGAAGCTCTCACTTGCTCAGCTTGCAATTGCCACAGAAACTTCCATAGAAAAGAAGTGGAAGGCGAACCTGTAGCCACCGCCATGTCTCCTTACCACCAACCGCCTCCACCGAGAAAACTCATGCTCAACCACCACAAGATCAGATCAGCCATGCCACACCAAATGATTATGCCAATTGGAGTTTCTAACTACCGGTACATGCATAACAACTCCGAGTCCGAGGACTTTATGGAGGAAGATGGCATAACCACCGCTTCTAGATCGCTACCACACCCACCATACAACCAGAAGAAGAGGTTTAGGACGAAGTTCACGCCGGAACAGAAGGAGAAGATGCTGAATTTTGCTGAGAAAGTTGGGTGGAAGATACAAAGACAAGAAGATTGTGTTGTTCAAAGGTTTTGTGAAGAGATTGGAGTAAAGAGAAGAGTCCTTAAGGTTTGGATGCACAACAACAAGCTACATTTCTCCAAGAAGAACAATAACAGCAACATTAACCTCGAAGACAACGACAACGAAAAGAGCAACAATCTGAACAACGTTGATCTGTCCGCTAATAACGACATCATCACTAAGATCGTTCCATGA
- the LOC104755741 gene encoding NADH dehydrogenase [ubiquinone] 1 beta subcomplex subunit 3-B-like, whose protein sequence is MRSINRIQTNLRKMAKPLGTTGEFFRRRDEWRKHPMLSNQMRHALPGLGIGVAAFCVYLVGEQIYSKASVPSKSAHQHQEQPATSH, encoded by the coding sequence ATGAGATCGATCAATCGAATACAAACAAACCTGAGAAAAATGGCGAAGCCTTTGGGAACAACCGGCGAATTTTTCCGGCGAAGAGATGAATGGAGGAAGCATCCGATGCTATCGAACCAGATGAGACACGCTCTTCCAGGACTTGGCATCGGCGTGGCTGCCTTCTGCGTCTACCTCGTCGGTGAGCAGATCTACAGCAAAGCTTCGGTTCCTTCCAAATCAGCTCACCAACACCAGGAACAGCCTGCTACGTCTCACTGA
- the LOC104755742 gene encoding protein STICHEL-like 1, which translates to MSGLKISDPSKLHLMKKELTQIRKVAKGLPDPGTTSSWKSPLPSSRSVPDPPPPLESSNNQLDFPSSRGFGNGKDKDKEKKVFLYNWKAQRTSSEKSGFSKNSEDDDEDDVSDARNGGDSYLGKTRSASMGFGCRDSNLVSPGFAKIRKKKSYHHQPKEAILGRRRSSRQFQSRHLHAESGLSVVRDASVELSDETEDFSNSDNPRKVTKVSSPLLLKLKHKNWSHSSSKFLRATSKREDSSHTCNSTPALSTSSYNNMYAVRNPSTLGSWEDDDDDLDDDNLDFTGRQGCGIPFYWTKKNLKHRGGCRSCCSPSFSDTLRKTGSSMLCGSQSVYRRHRHSSGRYDKQKLALRSAKGVLPLLKYGGNSRGGSSIGFGCSDDDLSTDFGEVDLEAQSRLNGRRWSTSCKSQDGGEEEEEEGSTSGSIQSLSYKYKPMFFDELIGQSLVVQSLMNAVKKGRVAHVYLFQGPRGTGKTSTARILSAALNCDLSTQDMKPCGYCKECSDYMLGKSRDLLELDAGKKNGAEKVTYLLQKLLTLAPQSSPRFKVFVIDECHLLPSKTWLSLLKFLENPLQKVVFICITTDLDNVPRTIQSRCQSYLFNKVRDGDIVVRLRKIASDENLDVESQALDLIALNADGSLRDAETMLDQLSLMGKRITVDVVNELVGVVSDENLLELLELALSSDTAETVKKARELLDVGADPILMMSQLASLIMDIIAGAYKALDEKYSEAFLDGRNLTEADMERLKHALKLLSEAEKQLRVSTDRSTWFIATLLQLGSMPSPGTTHTGSSRRQSFRATEDPPSSISREVTAYKQRLGLQCSSNSTSPTSMRKSGNLVHEVKLSSTSSEVVESDTASHDDTTASTMTLTCRNSEKLNDIWIKCVDKCHSKTLKQLLYAHGKLLSISEVEGILVAYIAFGEREIKARAERFLSSVTNSIEMVLRRNVEVRIILLSETELLTSKQTRQIAVTTSSDTESGNEIPMKRIEAIIQEQRLETEWLQKTPGSQGRLKPERNQVLPQEDTNGVQVLKICEMGEFQENQTGKRMEHCPVSPSLLHNSNFTNNKDNLGYESESGRGVCSLLFCWNTQKSPRRNKIKGTAVRSRRSRERRFSLFSGCAKPRK; encoded by the exons atgtcggGTCTAAAGATTTCGGATCCAAGCAAATTGCATCTGATGAAGAAGGAGCTTACACAAATCAGGAAAGTTGCCAAGGGTTTACCTGATCCCGGAACCACTTCCTCTTGGAAATCTCCTCTTCCTTCCTCTAGATCCGTCCCTGACCCGCCGCCGCCGCTGGAGAGCAGTAACAACCAGTTGGATTTTCCGAGTAGTCGAGGTTTTGGGAACGGGAAAGACAAggacaaggagaagaaggtgtTTTTGTACAATTGGAAGGCTCAGAGGACTTCGAGTGAGAAGAGTGGTTTTTCTAAAAacagtgaagatgatgatgaggatgatgtgAGTGATGCTAGGAACGGTGGTGATTCGTATCTTGGGAAAACTCGATCTGCTTCCATGGGTTTCGGATGCAGAGACTCGAATCTTGTGTCACCTGGTTTTGCTAagattagaaagaagaagagttatCATCATCAACCTAAAGAAGCTATtctcggaagaagaagaagctctagGCAGTTTCAAAGTCGTCATCTTCACGCTGAgtcaggtttaagtgttgtgcGAGATGCATCTGTTGAGTTATCTGACGAAACAGAGGATTTTAGCAATTCGGATAATCCACGGAAGGTCACTAAAGTATCATCTCCTTTGCTTTTGAAGCTTAAGCACAAGAACTGGTCACACTCTTCTTCTAAGTTCTTGAGAGCTACTAGTAAGAGAGAGGATTCTTCTCATACGTGTAACAGTACACCTGCATTGTCGACTAGCTCATACAACAACATGTATGCTGTTCGTAATCCTAGCACACTTGGATCTTGGgaggacgatgatgatgacttgGATGATGATAACTTGGATTTTACAGGGAGACAAGGTTGCGGGATTCCTTTTTATTGGacaaagaagaatctgaaacATAGAGGTGGGTGTAGGAGTTGTTGCTCACCTTCCTTTTCGGATACACTTAGAAAGACTGGGAGTAGTATGTTATGCGGGAGTCAGTCAGTGTATCGTAGACATAGACATTCTTCTGGGAGGTATGATAAACAGAAACTTGCTTTAAGAAGTGCAAAGGGTGTTTTGCCTTTGCTCAAATATGGTGGTAATAGTAGAGGAGGTTCATCTATTGGATTTGGGTGTAGTGATGATGATCTTTCTACTGATTTCGGAGAGGTTGACTTAGAGGCTCAAAGTAGATTAAATGGGAGGAGATGGTCTACTAGTTGTAAGAGTCAGGAtggaggagaagaggaagaagaagaaggaagtacATCGGGAAGTATCCAGAGCTTGAGCTATAAGTACAAGCCTATGTTCTTTGATGAATTGATCGGACAGAGTTTAGTTGTTCAATCTCTAATGAACGCTGTGAAAAAGGGTAGGGTTGCTCATGTTTATCTTTTCCAAGGTCCTAGAGGAACTGGGAAGACATCTACTGCGAGAATCCTTTCGGCTGCCCTGAACTGTGATCTGTCGACTCAAGACATGAAACCTTGTGGGTATTGCAAAGAGTGCAGTGATTACATGTTGGGGAAAAGTAGGGATCTATTGGAACTTGATGCTGGTAAGAAGAATGGAGCTGAGAAAGTTACTTATCTTTTGCAAAAACTTCTGACATTAGCTCCACAGAGTTCCCCAAGATTCAAGGTTTTTGTGATAGATGAGTGTCATTTATTACCATCTAAGACGTGGCTGTCTTTACTCAAATTTCTTGAGAACCCTCTGCAGAAAGTTGTCTTCATATGTATTACGACCGACCTTGACAATGTTCCTCGGACCATTCAGTCAAGGTGTCAGAGTTACCTCTTCAACAAAGTCAGAGATGGTGACATTGTTGTGAGACTAAGGAAAATTGCTTCAGATGAAAATCTAGACGTGGAGTCTCAGGCGTTGGACCTGATTGCTTTGAATGCTGATGGCTCACTTCGAGATGCTGAAACtatgttggatcagttgagctTGATGGGAAAACGAATCACAGTCGATGTTGTAAATGAGCTT GTGGGTGTTGTTTCAGATGAAAATTTACTGGAACTTTTGGAGTTAGCATTGTCATCTGACACGGCAGAGACCGTTAAGAAAGCTAGAGAGTTACTGGACGTAGGAGCTGACCCAATACTCATGATGTCTCAACTAGCCAGTCTTATCATGGATATCATTGCTGGAGCATACAAGGCCTTGGACGAAAAGTACAGTGAAGCCTTCCTTGATGGACGGAACT tgacTGAAGCTGATATGGAGAGACTAAAGCATGCTTTGAAACTTCTTTCTGAGGCTGAGAAGCAGCTAAGAGTTTCTACTGATCGTTCAACATGGTTCATAGCTACCTTGCTACAACTTGGTTCGATGCCTTCTCCTGGAACCACACATACCGGTAGCAGTAGAAGGCAAAGCTTTAGAGCAACTGAAGATCCCCCGTCAAGCATTTCAAGGGAAGTTACTGCTTACAAACAGAGATTAGGCCTTCAATGTAGTAGTAATTCAACATCCCCAACTTCCATGAGAAAAAGCGGAAATCTTGTTCATGAAGTGAAATTGTCTTCCACGTCTAGCGAAGTTGTAGAGAGTGACACTGCCTCGCATGACGATACAACGGCAAGCACCATGACACTTACTTGCAGAAATTCTGAGAAACTAAATGATATCTGGATAAAATGTGTAGACAAATGTCATTCGAAGACATTGAAGCAGCTTCTATATGCTCATGGGAAGCTTTTATCTATCAGTGAAGTTGAAG GTATTCTAGTTGCTTATATTGcatttggagaaagagagatcaaagCGAGAGCTGAGAGGTTCTTAAGTAGTGTCACAAACTCGATTGAAATGGTACTACGGAGAAACGTAGAGGTCAGGATAATTCTCTTGTCTGAAACTGAGTTACTCACCTCCAAGCAGACCAGACAAATAGCAGTTACAACTAGTTCAGATACTGAAAGTGGGAATGAGATTCCAATGAAAAGGATCGAAGCAATCATCCAAGAACAGAGATTAGAAACTGAGTGGTTACAAAAGACTCCTGGTTCACAAGGCCGGTTAAAACCCGAAAGAAATCAAGTTCTACCGCAAGAAGACACGAATGGAGTTCAAGTTTTGAAGATCTGTGAAATGGGTGAGTTTCAGGAGAATCAGACTGGCAAAAGAATGGAGCATTGTCCAGTTTCTCCTAGCTTACTACACAACAGCAacttcacaaacaacaaagacaatCT AGGATATGAATCAGAATCAGGGAGAGGAGTTTGCAGTCTGCTTTTCTGTTGGAACACACAAAAGTCcccaagaagaaacaaa ATCAAAGGGACTGCTGTGCGATCACGAAGAAGTCGAGAGAGACGTTTCTCCTTGTTCAGTGGGTGTGCTAAACCAAGGAAGTAA
- the LOC104755745 gene encoding pentatricopeptide repeat-containing protein At1g14470, with product MSRELTVSLAAIASQALTFPQLNQIHAHLVVFNSLHRQSYWASRLINCCTRLRAPSYYTRLVFNSVAFPNVFVVTSMYRYFSHMDMANDALRLYEQRSRCGMMPDAWSFPVVIKSAGKFAVLFQAIVEKLGFFKDPYVRNVVMDMYVKHESVESARKVFDEITHRTSSDWNVMISGYWKCGNKEEACKLFDMMPENEIDVVSWTVMITGFAKLNDLENARRYFDMMPEKSVVTWNAMLSGYAQNGFTEETIRLFDDMLRLGVGVKPNETTWVIVISACSFRGDPSLAHSLVKLIDEQRVRLNCFVKTALLDMHAKCRDIISARRVFNEFGTQKNLVTWNAMISGYTRIGDLSSARELFDTMPERNVVSWNSMIAGYAYNGQPALAVEFFEEMIDYGDSKPDEVTMISVLSACGHMGDLELGSCIVDYIGKNQIKLNVSGYRALIFMYARCGNLWEAKRVFDEMKERDLVSYNTLFSAFAVNGDGVETLNLFSKMKGEGIEPDHTTYSSVLTACNRAGLHKEGQKIFGSITNPSVDHYACMDDLLG from the coding sequence ATGTCTCGAGAGCTCACTGTATCTCTTGCCGCCATAGCTTCGCAAGCTCTAACATTTCCTCAGTTAAACCAAATCCATGCTCATCTCGTCGTCTTCAACTCCCTCCACCGACAAAGCTACTGGGCTTCGCGTTTAATCAATTGCTGCACGCGCCTCCGTGCGCCGTCTTACTACACGCGGCTCGTTTTCAATTCAGTGGCGTTTCCCAATGTCTTCGTCGTCACTTCGATGTATAGATACTTCTCGCACATGGACATGGCGAATGATGCTCTTCGTCTCTACGAACAAAGATCCCGTTGCGGGATGATGCCTGACGCTTGGTCTTTCCCTGTTGTGATCAAATCGGCTGGGAAGTTCGCGGTTTTGTTCCAAGCTATTGTTGAGAAATTGGGATTTTTCAAGGACCCTTATGTGAGGAATGTGGTAATGGATATGTATGTGAAGCATGAGTCAGTGGAGAGTGCACgcaaggtgttcgatgaaattaCTCACAGAACGAGTTCTGATTGGAATGTGATGATCTCTGGGTATTGGAAATGCGGAAACAAGGAGGAAGCTTGTAAATTGTTTGATATGATGCCAGAGAATGAGATTGATGTGGTTTCATGGACGGTGATGATTACTGGTTTTGCAAAGCTTAATGATTTGGAAAATGCAAGGAGGTATTTTGATATGATGCCGGAGAAGAGCGTTGTTACTTGGAATGCTATGCTTTCAGGTTATGCACAAAATGGGTTTACAGAGGAAACTATTAGATTGTTTGATGATATGTTGCGACTTGGAGTTGGAGTTAAGCCAAATGAGACCACATGGGTTATTGTTATTTCTGCTTGTTCTTTCCGTGGTGATCCTTCCCTCGCTCATTCACTTGTAAAACTCATTGATGAGCAGAGAGTTCGGTTGAATTGCTTTGTGAAGACGGCATTGCTTGATATGCATGCTAAGTGTAGAGATATTATATCTGCTAGGAGAGTTTTTAACGAGTTTGGTACGCAGAAGAATCTTGTTACTTGGAATGCTATGATTTCTGGATATACTAGAATCGGTGATTTGAGTTCGGCTAGGGAGCTTTTTGATACAATGCCTGAGCGGAATGTTGTTTCTTGGAACTCGATGATAGCTGGGTATGCTTACAACGGACAACCTGCTCTAGCCGTCGAGTTTTTCGAAGAGATGATTGATTATGGAGATTCCAAACCGGATGAAGTAACAATGATTAGTGTTCTCTCGGCTTGTGGACACATGGGTGATCTAGAATTGGGTAGTTGCATTGTAGATTACATTGGTAAGAACCAAATCAAGCTGAATGTTTCAGGATACAGGGCTTTGATCTTCATGTATGCAAGGTGTGGAAACCTGTGGGAAGCAAAACGAGTGTTTGACGAGATGAAGGAAAGAGATCTTGTCTCTTATAACACGTTATTCTCAGCTTTTGCAGTTAATGGAGATGGGGTTGAAACGCTGAATTTATTCTCAAAGATGAAAGGAGAAGGCATTGAGCCGGACCATACGACTTACAGTAGTGTCTTGACGGCTTGCAACCGTGCAGGATTACACAAAGAAGGCCAGAAAATATTTGGATCAATAACAAATCCATCGGTGGATCATTATGCTTGTATGGATGATTTGTTGGGTTGA
- the LOC104755744 gene encoding ankyrin repeat-containing protein ITN1-like has protein sequence MDPRLQQAAESGSIDELYALIDENPYILDHFDVVPFVNTPLHVAAAAGKKQFAMEMLNLKPSFARKLNTSGYSPLHLAVDNDQRGFVSRMLWLDHSLARVKGRNGITPFLSLVLRGNADLVAECLLTSPECIEDVNVNGQNALHLAVINDRFEVLQVLTGWIQRMSQKNADSIEILVLNKRDFGYNTALHFAAYKNDHQVIRLLLECRLVQRNKVNGAGLTFLDILRNQGQRAAGAELRSQGHRAAGGELRSQGQRPVAVGVDLDLEQVVVKTGCKEAASVRKSKARSEFLKSPITFVTYCSTSMRRLRSKTSDDARGVFLIVCALIITATYQTALQPPGGVHQSEDANAGSVVMKQTFFILLWVSNTVGFCCALFYTFCLIPLGSMFATWFFWTGTSLCISYALAIAVISPHPLVFLSATVAFFLLFALFFLLDAFVTGWRNHETVAPKPRLSWFWKV, from the exons atggatCCTAGACTTCAACAAGCTGCTGAATCTGGAAGCATCGATGAGTTGTATGCTCTTATTGATGAGAATCCATACATACTTGATCACTTTGATGTGGTGCCATTTGTGAACACTCCCCTCCACGTAGCTGCAGCTGCAGGGAAGAAACAATTTGCCATGGAAATGCTGAATCTTAAACCCTCTTTTGCCAGAAAGCTGAACACAAGCGGCTACAGTCCACTGCATCTCGCTGTGGATAATGATCAAAGAGGCTTTGTCTCCAGGATGCTTTGGCTTGATCACAGCCTTGCCCGTGTAAAAGGGAGAAATGGCATCACACCGTTTCTTTCCCTAGTGTTAAGAGGAAACGCGGATCTTGTGGCAGAGTGCCTCCTAACTTCCCCTGAATGTATCGAAGATGTGAATGTGAATGGCCAAAATGCACTTCATCTAGCTGTGATAAATGACAGATTTGAAGTTCTCCAAGTCCTCACGGGATGGATCCAGAGAATGAGCCAAAAAAATGCTGACTCGATCGAGATTCTTGTTCTGAACAAAAGGGATTTCGGCTACAACACAGCCTTGCACTTTGCAGCATATAAGAATGATCATCAG GTAATTAGACTTCTACTAGAATGCCGGTTGGTGCAGCGGAACAAAGTCAATGGTGCCGGTTTAACATTCCTTGATATCTTAAGAAATCAGGGACAGAGAGCTGCAGGGGCAGAGTTAAGAAGCCAGGGACACAGAGCCGCAGGTGGAGAGTTAAGAAGCCAGGGACAGAGACCCGTGGCCGTGGGTGTGGACTTGGATTTGGAACAAGTTGTTGTAAAAACTGGGTGTAAAGAGGCAGCTTCAGTGCGAAAATCCAAAGCAAGGTCTGAATTTTTGAAATCACCAATCACTTTCGTGACATATTGCTCCACGAGCATGAGACGCCTAAGGTCTAAAACTTCTGATGATGCTCGGGGAGTGTTCCTGATTGTATGCGCTTTGATAATAACAGCCACTTATCAGACTGCCCTCCAGCCTCCCGGAGGTGTACACCAATCTGAGGACGCGAATGCGGGTTCTGTAGTGATGAAACAGACATTCTTCATCCTTCTTTGGGTTTCCAACACCGTAGGTTTCTGCTGCGCTTTATTCTACACCTTTTGTCTCATACCACTTGGTAGTATGTTTGCTACGTGGTTCTTTTGGACTGGGACATCTCTGTGCATTTCTTATGCACTAGCAATAGCAGTAATCTCACCACATCCTCTAGTGTTTCTTTCAGCCACCGTTGCCTTCTTCCTgctttttgctctctttttcttgttggaTGCTTTCGTAACTGGTTGGCGGAACCATGAGACGGTGGCACCTAAGCCCCGATTGAGCTGGTTTTGGAAGGTTTGA